Sequence from the Molothrus aeneus isolate 106 chromosome 7, BPBGC_Maene_1.0, whole genome shotgun sequence genome:
ATTGCACATATTGCGAGCTTTGCTGAAAAGactgaagcttttaaaaaacaccCACTGTTTTTTGTCCTAAGGAACAGCAAATTCAAAATTCTGCATTGAGTGGACAAGAAGTCcatcaatattaaaaataagatcTTAAATTAGAAATAGGATCAGTTTCGAAATGGCAAGAAAAGCATGGAAGGTGTTACAATCACCACTGTGAAACTAAAGGACATTTCTTGAAATAATTCTCAGTTGTGTAATAGTTTGAATTTGGAGAAATACTAGAGATACTGGCAcaagttgctcagagaagctgtaaCAGCCCCAcgcctggaagtgttcaaggccagactggatggggcttggagcaacctgggatagtggaaggtgtccctgcctatgccaaaggggtgggactggatgagctttaggGCCCCTCCCAACTCAAATAATTCTGTTATCTGTGGTCCTACAAAACACAGTTAAGGCTTTGGGCAACCTTCTTTAAAAAGTCTCTAGAGAAGCACATCTCTCTATATGCCCTCCTTCACAGAAGATGGACATTCCACCCTTCCCTTTACACAAGACATTGCATGTACAATAAGTAGAACAGATTTGTGtgttttacaagaaaaaaaatacagaaaataatactCTAGGAGAGTATTTTATAGACTGTTCCACATTAAACGCTCTTTTAAGCCATTTCCATAATATCCCAACAGCTTTgccacaaaacccaaacacttcTTCCATCCAGAGAAGCAGATGACACACTCATTAACTTATGTTAATTACCTTGTCGCATGATTTTGTCCCTCTGGTCCAAGAGCCTATATCTCTCTTCAGATGTCTCAGCCACCAATCCTACCAGGTTACTGAGAGATGACAGCGAAGCTCCCAagccctctgagctctgcccttcAGAACTGGAATCAAACAGCTCTGCTTCAAACTGCAGTGCCTTTCGAAGGCCAGGGTTCTTTGCTGGAGAACTAAAGCAGAAGACTTTtctattaataataatatgttAGCACATGCCCTGGTCTTAATCAGTTCACTGCTATTTAGGATGCCAGCATCTCTTCAGAAGAGTCTTTTGTTCACAGGGAAACATGAACAATGTATGGACGTGCTGTGCTAACACCAGCCCCGGGAGTTAATCTGGTTAAAtcctcagcactgccctgacAATGCTGCTAAGAGCTCTGGCATTGTGGAGAAAGTCCTAACAGAAAAGGACTTACTGAAAGTGTCATAGAGGAGACAGAAATGGATGGGTTTTGTAGCATTTTGCAACACTATGGCACAGCAGTTTGTATTTTAAGTTAGGAACTGGCTTGCTGGAGACAAACCCAATTTTCTTTCTACAGCAACAGAGATTATTAAAAGATTTTACACGGCCAAGTACAAACATGCTTTTTAAATCAAGGAATACTAATTCCTTCATAATATATTACAATTTTTATAGTTATATGATTGCACATATCAAATTACTTTTGTCAGACTAGACAAACCATTGAGGTGTGACAAAGATGACAATCTTGCCACTTCTGTGACTGCCATGAACCAGGAAGACTGTTCACTTGAAGTGAGACAATGATCCAAACTACTCCAAAAATGAGACCCTCATTCCACAGAGCTCTAATTGCCTACAAAGGAAACTGCTTGCTTGAGAAGCTCATTGAATCACAACCACAAACAGTGTCATTACTGCTCAGTCCTGGTTGGGCTCAGCACTGTTTGTTCCCTTCCCTCATGCCTCACACTACAGGTGCTTTTATGAACAAAGTTTTTTACTTTCACCAAAATAAAAGACCCTAATAAGCCATTAGGAATATCCTTCTGACAAAGTGTGAGAGCTGAGTGCTTCTAATTCAGACAAATCAGAAAAGAAGGGAAGCAGCCTCCCTGAAGAGAACGGGACTATATTTGGCACACAGTGATCACTATTTTTCTCCAAGCTCCCCATTTCCTGACAggtggattcccagaggagaggaCATACCTTCTCCCAGGCATGACACTGCTAGCAGAAGATCTTATTAAAGGTTTTCTAAGAGGGGAATGCTGATAGCTTTGCTCTTCACTGCTTTGTCTTCCTTCATCTTCACCTGCTTTCTTCTCCTTGGAtgaaaattccctttttgcTGGACCTGAAATCACACATAAATATGAAACCAGGTACCTGCCAAGTAGTTTAAGCAACAGCTTTTTCTTGACCCCACGGAGGTGGTGATGAATACTAAGACTCCCAGTTTTGTACATGCATGCAAAACTTCCACAACAATTTGTACTAGGAGCTATACCAAGTTTCCAACAATTGCTATCAAGGCCATTGTTCTATAAAGAATAAGTATTTTTCAAGACAATATCACTTAGCAATAATGATAATTAGCAATAAATGAAGTCTAATCCTGAACTGAATCACAATTCTCTCAAATTTGCAATATAATCCACAAGCCATAACTCCCTATGGGATACAAAATCCATTCTACCTGTGTAAATCACAATTCCAAGTGCTCCTACTGAAAGTATTTCTTTCACATATCCAAGCTTAGACTCAGGTTGGCATGAATTAACACTTGCAGGAAGGGAGAATTTCTTCTTCCAGAGACAATTTTTCCACCTGGATTTTTCTTGAACCCTCAAAGAATAGTTATTTTAGAATGCTGCCACAGACATAACACCATGATAAAATTACACTGGCAAAGAGGCAGCCCTAGAGCTTCTGCTTCAGGATGTTAATTTCGGGGAGACAACTCAGCAGCTATTTGTTTCCTGGAAGGCAaggctgtgattggtcaaagCTGAGGTGAACCATCCATGTGCTGGCAGCTGAAGTGCACCCACAGGCTAGGATCTCACAGGCACACACACTGCATTCATGGAGCTAAAGAAAGGGAAGCACTTGACATTATAAGTATTCCCTTGGGGACTGAACAATCTCCTCTTGCCCTAATACCAAGCAGGGTCTGAAATCCAGGTTTCCCACATCTAAACTCTGTAGgttgttctctttttttggttCAAACAGTGTCTAACTATTGATGCACAGAACAGCAACCTCAGCAGACACTGCAGAGATTCTCAGGACACCTTCCTTGGGTTGGTTCTcagaaccttttcctgaaagCTAGAAGTTCACATTCCAGTCCATGATCTGAGGCAGGCAGCAAGGCACTTCAGACTGGGTTTTCTTATACCCCTAAAGAATATCCTACTTCCGGACAGAAGCACAAAGATGAATATCACCATATTGCTATTGTATATTACATTAAGGATTCAACCATGATATCGCCTCCTAAGAGATAATTTAGGTATCATCCTCAGTacatcaaggaaaaaaagagcagctgGCACGCTATTTATACATCATTCAGTAGTCTGGAAACACAGACttacttgttttcttcttttgccaaAATGTTACTATGTCTTTGTGCAACTCTTTCGCTTTTTTTCTGGCCAGAACTGCAGAGGcctgaaaggaaacaaaagaacacGGAAACCTACTGGCATCGCAATACCGAGACACACAGTGCAGTTTTTCCCAGAGAAACATTTACTAATCCCCAAAAAATTATGAttgctgcattttaatttcacttaaGACCTATATGCAATCAGCTGAATTGGTCTCCACGAGAAAGTGTTGCTTTTCTACAAACAAGAGTGTAGTTTTCATTACTGCTGGACCCACCCCAAGCACTCAGATTTAAGTCTTTCTTCATAGAATCAGAAACtggattgggttggaagggaccattcAGCTacacccccctgtcccctgccttgagcagagacaccttccactagaccaggctgctccaagcctcatccagcctgacctcggacatttccaaggatggggcagccacacctctgagcaacctgtgccagggcctcatcacCTTCAAGTAATTTCTTCCTGACATCTAACTCCTCTTTTAGTTTACACTGTTTCCCTTTGTCCTCTTCCAGTCTGTCCCTGTAAAAAGTTGCTTTCCCTCTTCATTGTAAGCCCCCTTTAgacactggaaggggctctaaggtATCCCTGGACACCTCTCCAGGCCGAAAACTTCCAAGAGTTATGCCACTTCTGATACTCACATGATCAAAAAAGTGGAGAACAGCCATTTTTTTATTGCGCCTGGTCATGATCCGGCGAACTTTTGCGAACTGGCCGAAGTGCTTTTCCAGCACAGTCCTGTCGTTCAGGTAGTCAGGGATGTTCTTGCATTGGACAGCCGTCAGCTCGGCGGCTGGCaggccccccagcccctccgtGCTctcgctgccgcggctccggcGAGCAGGGGCAGTGGGGGCCGCATCTGTAACGAAGAGGAACACGACAGCAGTCAGCAAGCGGGGAGACACCCGGGCGGCAGGCCTACCCCCCACCAGACTCCCGCCCACCTTCTCGGGCGGGCTCCCGGGCCTCGGCCGGCGGCGGCTCCTCGGCGGGTCCCCGCTCGGCCTCAGGGCCGTCCCCACGCTCCCGCTGCTCGCGGGCCTGGCTGCGCAGCAGATCCTCCAGCGTGCGGCCGAACAGGATCCCGCCGCGGGGCCGGCTCAGCAACACCGCCCGCTTCTccggcggcgccgccgcccgcccgcccgccgccgcccgccgcggcGAGcgctccctctcctccttccgCTTCAGCCCCTTGGACGGCGGTTCCCCCAGATCCTCCGGCAGCACCCTCAGACTTCTCTCTTCCGGCCGCCCCAAAGCGGCGGTGGGACGTGAGAACGAGAAAGGCTCCCGCGCCACCGCCGCCTCGGGGCCCATCTCAGACGTGAAGGCGAAGGACGACGAGAAAGTAAAGGCGGCGGGGGCAGCCGAGCCCTTCTCTGCCTCGCCGCCTGACAGAGGCTTGAAGGCGGCGGCGCTCTCGGGCGCCTTGAAGCGGAACTCAGGAGCGGCGAAGACACCGCCGCCGCCACCTGACGCTTCGCTGGAGGTCGGGAAGCCGCCCAGGTTGGTGGGCGGCCTGAAGCTGAATCCCGCGTTCCCCGCCGGGGCCGGAGCCTGGCCCAGCGCGTAGGGCGGCGCGAAGGTGGCGGCGGGCGCAAAGGGAAggccggcggggccgccgccctGGCCGAACACGGCGGGCTGCCCGAAGCGCAGCGGCGGCGGGAAGGAGGGCGGGCTGCGGAACGGGCCCCGCGCCGACATCGCTGCGGAGGCGGCCTCGGACCGCTGAACGAAACGCGACCCGCATGCGCAGTGGGGAGAGGCCCTAGCCACGGGGCGGAGGACGGCGTGCGCGAGAAAAGTGGGCGGGACTACGCGGCAGCAGACCGCTAGGGGCGGGCAGACGGGTGGGAGGATCGTTGTGGCGTGCCTGTGGGCGTGGTCTAAGTGGGCGGGGATTAAGTTGGGCGGGCATATTAACGGCTGGACAGAAGGGTGGGTGGGGTTCTTGTGCAGGGTGTGGTTTCGATTGTGGGCGGGACCTTAGGACGGAGTCGCACTATCGTGGGCGGGAGTTCTGCGGGCGGTCGGGTAGCGGCAGAGGCGCTGCCATGAGCGTGGCGTTGCGAAACGCGCAGCGCGCCGTGCCCGTGCGCCGGGCCCCACTCCGCCGCGCCGTGTGTGCCTTGCGCGCCGCCCTGGGAGCTTCCCGCTTCGACGTAGGGCTAGTCTGCGCCAGCAACGCGTTGATGCAGCGACTGAACGGCGTCTACCGACACTGCCCGGAGCCCACCGACGTCCTCTCTTTCCCATTCCACCAAGTGGAGGCGGGGGAGCTGCCGCGGCCCTGTTGCCGCGGCGAGTACAACCTGGGGGACATCTTCCTGGGAGTGGAATACATCCACCAGCAGTGCTGCGAAACCGGGGAGGATTTTGACGATGTCCTGACGGTGAGCCCTGCTCGGGCCTGGCGGGCGGTGGGGAGGACATGGGGCTCGGTCAGTAACATATGTTGTACTCCCGCCCCCCGCGCAGGTGACGGCGGCCCACGGATTGTGCCACCTGCTCGGCTACCGGCACGACACGAAACCCGAGTGGCAGCAGGTGCGGGATGCGCTGGGGCCGGGGAGGGTGTGTGGGGTCCGGCATGGGGTGAACCGGAGGCCCCGGTGACGGGAACCGGGGTTCGCCCGATGCTGACCGCTGCTGCTCCCGCAGATGTACCAGAAGGAAGTGCAAATCCTGGAGGAGCTGAACCGCCTCACAGGCTCCCGCTTGCGGCCCCTCACCGCTGGCCTCTTCTGAGAGATTGAGAGGGGCAGAGGCTCCGTCGGCGCCGCCCCGGACGTGGCGTGGGGATGGCGGCGCAGGGGCCTGGCGGCCGCTGTGCCCCGtcgctgccgctgctgcttgGCCTGGCCGCGCTCGCCCTCCCGCCGTCGCTCGCCGCCGCCTCCgagccgccgcccgccgccctccGCGCTGGCCACACTGCCTCCTCGCttcccgccgccgctgccgccttGCGCACCAGGTGAGcagcggcggccccgccgcgtCCGATCCCGGGCCGGTCCTGCCCCCCCGAGATCTCCCCCGCCGTGCGGTGTCCCTGCCGTCTCGGTCATTAGCTCGTAAAGGGCCTCCTTCGCCTACTGGTGCTTTTTTGGGTCGTTTTTGTAAGGTGTCATCTCAGCTGTCCGAGAGCTTTTGTCTGTAGAATATCCTGTGTTGTAACGAACCCCACAGGGATTATCTAGCTCCCAGATAAATTCTTTTCCACTCCTTCTCCGGAGCGCGCCCTCCTGCCTTTGTGTCCAGCTTACAAGCGTTAGCCTGGGTTATATGCCCGTGGTTTCACCATTTTCACCACGCACTCCATGTTACCCTCAGGATGAGCAATGTTCTTCACTCCTTGACCCACTGCAAGAAAGGCTCCTTTCATGTGCCATCTTGCCAGGAGACCCTAGTggcctctccagcccctgcagcacatACTGCTCTGGCTTCCCATACTTCTTCCCCTTCCGAGTACCACAAATTCAAAAAGAGGAACAACTTTCTTCCGAAGTTTCATCACAGGATTGTagggtaaaaaagaaaaacgtGTAATAGCCTCAACGTGGTCCCAGAAAAAATGGTATTCCTTTGTTCTCCCCAGATACCTTTTATATGATGTAAACCCCCCTGAAGGGTTCAACCTTCGCAGAGATGTCTACGTTCGCATTGCTTCCCTTCTAAAGACCCTGCGGAAAAGTGAAAACTGGGTGTTGGTTCTGCCTCCCTGGGGACGTCTTTATCACTGGCAGAGCCCTGATATCCTCCAGGTCCGGATCGCTTGGTCTGAGTTCTTTGATATCCCAAGCCTCAACAAGAACATCCCTGTCATCGAATATGAGCAGTTCCTTGCAGGTGAGGTATAGGATTATGCAATCtacaattaattaaatatttgacATGGTTTCTTAAGAGGTTTGTCCTTATAGGGGCTTTTATccttttatgtaaaaaaaaaccatagaGGTGGCAAGaggagggatgggaaggaggTTTGCTGAGCTACACAGCCACTACGATGGAATAACCCAATTACTTGGCAGCTTGTTTGATGTAGCACTGCTGCCCCCTTGAGTTTTGGGACCCTCGAAGATAAGCAATTAATACCCGTGGTTAAAATCGCCTGTGGTATTTCTGTGTAGTTTTGACCATAATGACAAGACCATAAGGAGAGAGGCAGCTTGTTGAAATACAGACAAGCCACCTTTTTCCTGGATATGGTGGTTGGACAGTAAAAGTTGTAAAGCAGGTTCTTCCCTTAACTTACTTTTTCATCGTTGATATTGCGCATACTTGAAATATCCCTTGCTCTTTGTGCCTAAGAGAAAGGCTTTCCATAAGAAAGTGAAGTTGGTTCCTTTAGGATTTAATGGCATGTTGAGCTAATCACCAAATGTTTGATTGGTGAACACTGCACACTGACATGttcagcaaaggaaataaaggcCACCAAATGTCACACTGCTGCAAAGAGCTCTGAAGGGAAAGCTGTTCCCTGCCTGCCAAGAAAATGCTTGTAGAGACCCCGAACTTTAGGAGAAGAAGGGCTTGTACTTGGCATTTTCTTGGAGGCACTcctcctgtggcagctgcttACAGCACTGAAAACCTGTGTGCTTTACCCAGTACAGTGGTGTGTTTTACCCAGGTGACAGTGATTCTGTTGCATTTGGCACATTAAATCACACAGACCTGGGTGGGATAGCAGGTGATCACATTGCCTGACCCTTTTAGCTTTTCTGGCTCTCACAgaacttcctttccttctttataGGGAAAACAGAGAAGAGAGAGTAGTGTAATATTAGCATTTCTAGCAGATTTTTAACTGCAACTGATGCTTGTTCATACCTTTATGGTGTGGGTTTTAATGCTTACAAATCCTTTGCTTTGCCTTCTGTTCAGAGTCAGGTGGGCCCTTTATTGAACAGGTTTATGTGCTACAAGGCTATGCAGAAGGATGGAAAGAAGGaacatgggaagaaaaaatagatgaaaaacCATGCATTGATCAGCTGATGTACTCCAAAGACAAACATGGCTACTACAGGTAACATCAAGCATTCCTTCTGGTCTTTTCAGTTGTATTCAGAGAGATATTTGCCTACTGTAGATATCTGGGTGCTCAGAGttcactttgtttttaaaaagcccGTGAATAGTAAAACATTGTATTGATATGAGAAGATCTAATTCTATAAAGTTGTTGCTACACTGAAAAGCAGCATAAAGGAGGTGGCTGGTTTATTTGTATCATATGTagctttttaagatttttttgttctgtatatggcattaatttaaaatgcaagcCTGTGAACCAATCCTTTGTGTTCCCATTTTAGGGGCTGGTTCTGGGGTTATGAGGAAACACGAGGCCTAAATGCCTCTTGCTTGTCTGTCCAAGGATCTGCCTCTATTCTGGCTCCCATGCTTCTGAAGAACACTTCAGCACAGTGAGTTGCCTTGTATAACTACATATTGTTGTATAATTGTTGTACAACCCCATTGCTAGGTGGGAAGAGCAGGGGGAATTTAAAGGGTTGTCCACTGTTGAGATACTTCACCACTGAATTATTGTACCctgttaaaataataaaaaagaaatttacagTGCAAGAAACACTTAACTGTAAGTTTAGTTAAAGATTGCAGTGCTCAAACCTAAGACCAAGTAGCCTTGAGctcctttttattccttctcagGCAGCTTTTGTGACTCATACCTCCAAGGTATCATCAAATAATCCCCTAGATCATGCAGTGTAAGAGATGCTAAACCATCAGCTGTTCCATATTCTACTCCGCCGCACATGTAACTTTACATCTGTGGCATATTCCCCCTCAGCAGTCTCCTCTGCAGTCCTGGAAGAGTCCTGGCTCCATTAGTTGCTCTCCATGTGAAAGCCATTCCATGCCTTTGGTTGTCACCACTGCCAATCTCCAAACCTTATGGAACCAGTTCAGCAGGATCCTGCACACTGTGTGTGGGTAAACCTGTTACATTGCAGTACAAATGGCATGTTCTGTAAAGTGctctcttcttttcctgctAATTCTTGAGACACAGGTTCCTTATTTTGACCTCTGAGTGTTACCTTGATGTTGGCATCAAACTGTCCTCATTCCGGACCATCAAGACCTTTAATTATTAGATGAAGCcaggttttgttgggtttttttactacACTCACTCCTATGTTAGATTTCATCTGCCACTTCATTGGCCAGTGATCAGACTTCTCTTAATTCTTCACAGTTGGCCTTAGCTGCTCTgaggaatttaaaataattaagctGTGTCA
This genomic interval carries:
- the YBEY gene encoding endoribonuclease YbeY; translated protein: MSVALRNAQRAVPVRRAPLRRAVCALRAALGASRFDVGLVCASNALMQRLNGVYRHCPEPTDVLSFPFHQVEAGELPRPCCRGEYNLGDIFLGVEYIHQQCCETGEDFDDVLTVTAAHGLCHLLGYRHDTKPEWQQMYQKEVQILEELNRLTGSRLRPLTAGLF
- the POFUT2 gene encoding GDP-fucose protein O-fucosyltransferase 2 isoform X2 is translated as MAAQGPGGRCAPSLPLLLGLAALALPPSLAAASEPPPAALRAGHTASSLPAAAAALRTRYLLYDVNPPEGFNLRRDVYVRIASLLKTLRKSENWVLVLPPWGRLYHWQSPDILQVRIAWSEFFDIPSLNKNIPVIEYEQFLAESGGPFIEQVYVLQGYAEGWKEGTWEEKIDEKPCIDQLMYSKDKHGYYRGWFWGYEETRGLNASCLSVQGSASILAPMLLKNTSAQSLMLDRAENLLHDHYGGKDYWNTRRSMVFAKHLRVVGDKFRKKYLQSTDEADRTQYKEDWTQMKVKTGTALGGPYLGVHLRRRDFVWGHREDVPSLQGAVKKIHSLLETLKLEKVFVATDAVEEEIELLKKLLPEMVRFEPSREELKLYKDGGLAVIDQWICAHARYFIGTSVSTFSFRIHEEREILGFDPKTTYNRFCGETEKNCEQPAHWKIVY